A single Watersipora subatra chromosome 7, tzWatSuba1.1, whole genome shotgun sequence DNA region contains:
- the LOC137400153 gene encoding uncharacterized protein encodes MNKGKKSAKVAARRWIKESYAFGNASSHRDVLVSSAYDHYKGHCSGLSKRQFGIVLHKVFPFIGTMKGPTVDGKRVQVYSGLIRKGNDPVTTFPHHILLDHSYSAVKFAVQDTRVINVREVQSATNNLETSDIKDSDCDLTSTVSDSDCDLTFTDEDYIPFDSSTNNRPSTQTIDIDKIIGCFPPDLKNHPNFAQLLQDVIDHCSKSSKTARRWKIK; translated from the coding sequence GATTAAAGAAAGCTATGCTTTCGGAAATGCTTCAAGTCACAGAGATGTTCTGGTCAGCTCTGCATATGACCATTATAAAGGTCATTGTTCAGGACTGAGTAAGAGACAGTTTGGCATTGTACTGCATAAAGTATTCCCATTTATTGGTACGATGAAAGGACCAACAGTCGATGGCAAAAGAGTGCAAGTTTACTCTGGCTTGATTAGAAAAGGAAACGATCCTGTCACAACTTTTCCTCACCACATTTTGTTGGACCACAGTTACTCAGCAGTGAAGTTCGCTGTTCAGGATACTCGTGTCATAAATGTAAGGGAAGTGCAAAGCGCTACAAACAATCTAGAGACAAGTGACATCAAGGACTCAGACTGCGATTTGACATCTACTGTCAGTGATTCAGATTGCGACTTAACTTTTACTGATGAGGACTACATACCATTTGACTCATCTACTAACAACAGACCATCTACTCAGACCATAGATATAGACAAAATTATAGGTTGTTTTCCACCAGACCTTAAAAATCATCCCAACTTCGCCCAACTCCTCCAAGATGTTATTGATCATTGTTCTAAATCTTCCAAAACAGCACGCAGATGGAAGATTaagtaa